The sequence ttagagggttgtctatcatacataactaCATTTGAATTATACTACGATCGGAGtaaattttactatacgtttaaaATAATAACTTTAGAAGCCGCTGCCAGAATTTTTTAGAGAAATAGATTTACGGTTCGAGACCAAAACTCTTAAGTTAGTTTTAtgatatataataattttataaaaagtataataatATTAGGACCTTTCGTTTGTCCAAAAGTTGTGCAAAACAACGCTCATTTAAGGCAACAAAGAATCTTGTTATGAACtattatttttcgtttttttttctatGATTTTATTATGTACCGAATGTACATATATGCTTTATTACTGTgtgaattatttaaatttttgttcaatacAAAAACTTTGGCCacacttaaatattaaaaaaaaattatatacaagtACTTAATACCAATTTTACACAGGAGATTAATCTTTATCACAAAGcctttattgaactcaatctcCGTATCAATCCGTACAAAATGCAAATTCTGAATCATCTCATtagtgctttattgaatgcctaatgtaGTCAAAAGTTTGGTACGTTTTGCTTTATTGGgcggattttattgtcaatgtaacaaatgacaatcaaatttcattataccaaattgtgattcgattaagtttctgcgTGAAGTCGATATAATAAACATATATCATTTTATATAACTTTGTGGCTATAacttttaagttaattttaaatttaaaaagtttctATACTTGTCCATATAAATGCATATATTTTAAAGATAGTAAACAagaacaaaaaactaaattttaaagagaaacccTAAGAAACAGTTTCGTAGTCATATATATAGTACTCCTGTGTTGCTAAtacaaaatgctcgcaatgagttttgaattctaAATCAAAACAatacagcctacaaaatttttgtgactgtagcatcataagtgtgacaagaaaaaattttaattaaggtacattcgattattgaatacaaaaactaaaatatttaaacagcaTTATATCCGCACTCTGATTTTATGAGTGTACCTAGTCTGAAGTAGCAATATATAAGTAGGTATTACCTACATATATGGTAGTCGATTAAGTTTGGGCTGATAAAACTTTCCGCGTTACTTGACATTTACTACATTGGCAGAAAAATGTTAATCGCAATTAATTATATATGATCAATTCACTAGGTCTCCTATTGTCCTATGTACTATCTTTTTAAATACGACTCTCGTGAACACCACATCCTGTTGTAGATCGTATTTAAGTATATCcgtaagacggcccatacatgacacaaaagccatgcgcaaatataaaacgacggaatttgtgcaaataaaaattttgacatacacggctcaaaaacactgcgcaatattcatttttaatgtagcgcaacaaatgaaacatgtgttttaattgtataaaaaaggcactaactgtataaaaaaaaactatttattttccacagtgctggtaatacacagtataagtcgaaaaactcgcaccagaagcgtttattttccattgtatttataatatatatattttagttgcaagaccagctcaactcattgcagcactgcgcaatattcatttttcaactagcgcaacaaatgaaacattgttataattgtataaaaaattattatgtattattgaatttgtgtgaattcctgttacaagctagagatggtccttacgccttcgatattaacatttttaagcaacaattactgatgttatattatcagaaaccacaggtaaactgtgtcacattcaccacacacgaagaaaaaagcatgtggaatatttgcagacatgcgtaaatatcaaaatcgttttgattttaacacagttctctgcgcaaatagcgcaaccagtgcacacaccgggaaAATCCTAccgcaaattggtaattggcacaaggatacttgagccgtgtaattggcgtataaggaGGGTCATCTATAAAAAGCCTGTAAAAATCTAAATGTATGCCACCGCTTATCCTTTTATTAATGAAAATTCTTTgacattttaaaaaataaaaaacaaaacaatttatttggcAATAACTAGTACATCTGATATACATAGGCTGCTGAATTGTAGTTTTTTAtccaaattttatataataaacaacaacaaagcacatATGAGAGGTTTAAAATCATAGCACATATGAGGAATTTAAGACCTTGTGAATTATCTAATAATTTATtgcaatatttacaaaaatattttttgttctttCCCATAAAGTtataagcacaaaaaaaaaaacgcgctaAAATGTTCACTAAATGATATCAAAAAGTTTTGTCAAGCCACACAAAAAGAGTCCTGGCAAAGTTTCAAAGTTGATAagagtttatttttaattaaacaaatgaatgaatgaaataaactagaaaaaaatgatatctaataatatattaatataatttcaaaataaataaagccaTCTATTGTTAAGTCTGATCAACTGATGcctgaaaaaagtttaaaacttaaGTTATTTCTAATTAACAAAATGCTTGTGTTTTACTGAACTGTTTTAATGAGTAGCATTAAGGTAGTACCTgcacaaaaattataaaagactGAATTTTTAAACTTgcttatttcaatataaaccggaaatgaaaataaaacaaattttaattcttgttttatttttaaacggaTTACATCGGTGAGTATCATTTTACTACCCTTGGGGTAAAAATGCGACTGGTCggtatttgagtccttattggcCGAAAAGTGACGACTCtcttatgttcccatatgggttcaaaggggattggtcccatTGATcactttcgggtataaatgggtacaattagtctcttcataggacatgctcaaacaaaagggaacagttgaactcttacaaagagatcaaaactggcattggtcgcatactcccttGCGACTCAACCCGGACTCATCCTAGACtattcgcattttttgcagggtggtttctcagctacgactacagatgtataatttgtatagcttttctcacaccccatgcgcttgtatgtgtgagcgacacttccacaattataattgcctacatttaggagcatctcagtaagatgtctgcatgtgtttgggcatctcatctccgctgcgtgtacgtacatatgtgtagacataatgattgaattattgatgtgcgtacagtcactgcttcggcttagagatggcagtaccccttagtgttgcaaatattcgtaacaatattcatcaaatcgaaaatattgcacctgCCCTACTTCAAGCACAATTCACAGCTTCCGTaacccaattgtcgacctcaccAGCGCGAGGCAAATCCTATTACAAATATGGATGTAGCATACACATATTTGGCAGacgtggctctggcgaccccttGTTCCTCATTGAATTAGAGGGtggggcgttatggcctagaaggttcaatgtggtcatataaaacgtaccggatctatttcCGGAAAATGACCACAAACCTTGATAGTACTTTCCAAAATCTTCGCGGAGTGCCaatatcgcttcaacaacaacaacaacgatttatTTTTACGATTCGTACGCCAGTGCAATGAAAAATATCAAACAGCTGATAATATGAACCAAACATATTATTGAGCCATGGGAATTACCCAAAGCTTTTTATTTGGCTCCACCTTGAAGGGCCAATAAAGCATCCTTAACCCTGGCGGCATAGTTATAACCATATTtgttacttatccatatcaaatttaCATCAGTAATTGGCgacttaacctaaaaatcgtgaaaatttcataaaaattaagaaaacgcaagaaattacaaacatataccacaaaaaataagtctcttagtcaaaacgtatgcaaaacaataaataaaatctacgaaaagttaataaattctccaactctaatattttaggttatggatatggcgaaaaaccaaaaaccaattggttggctatgatatggttatgactttaagctgcagacattggtgctttatcggcaaccctatcggtaaccttataacacctgattcgaccaaccttatgggaatcaatgcaatcgattattggtgccgctaaggtcgtaaccgtggcggccaccgtggtgtgatggtagcgtgctccgcctatcacaccgtatgccctgggttcaactcccgggaaaagcaacatcaaaattttagaaataagatttttcaattagaagaaaatttttctaagcggggtcgcccctcggcagtgtctggcaagcgctccgattgtatttctgccatgaaaagctctcagtgaaaactcatctgccttgcagataccgttcggagtcggcataaaacatgtaggtcccgtccggccaatttgtagggaaaaatcaagaggagcacgacgcaaattggaagagaagctcggccttagatctcttcggaggttatcgcgccttacattaattaattaataaggtcgtaaccgtatcgtagccaaccaattggtttttggtttaccatcgtaacgataaacagctgattacgttaaaaatacgactacagcgatacgacaaacggcaccaatgactccgcttttagcgttatggtatggcggcataaatcgattacattgattccacAAGGTAGgtgcgatcagctgttttatctggttatggataagtcaccattaattggcccttaacagTTATAAAAAACACTAATCCCTTCAAAAAAcacgagtactctataaataatgtaaggaatactcctttgggagtatggGACTgctaaatattgcatgcaaataactaataataaaattttactttgggaactctgataaaatgcaacagcgcactggttttatgtatacatattagggggactcatgtaaccgtataaatgccttataaagtgtgtaaacgtataaatttatctagtttacgcacgagctgtcaaattttgtatgaaaaatcatttacacaatttgtataaatttacgcgcacatttcattgtgtaaacacggtaaactcaaaggaatgcaaccttgcagacattacagacggaattttcatcaaaaatctccaacatcagcaagtaaaggcgtttcagttttgatttttcacttaatcttggtattttttaatttgtataacaatcaaaaaattttttttggaaataatacagctgaaaaacaatctagtttatcaagagtattactaggtgcgttcatataaccgcgtgtgtaaatggatataattttacaccttataagtttatatgttatcatgagtccccctattatattagtttctttattcacgcaaatgctaaataacataaggatattcgtagtataaaatataaaagttgtattgtccctcttcatttactttcattttaaattaaattcacttcgataattctttccgacacaattcctcgttagtactttggcatatgatcctctgtgggtgctccatggagtactacagtgaaagtactttggaaagtattcttacgtatgtactctatggaatactcacaaacaaagcgagagtggggtcacctactcctctcctaggacatcgcaatgttaattggagcacattttttgtatgaatacagattagttttggaacactcctatactcccaaaggagtattccttacattatttatagagtactcgcgttttttgaagggttgttagaatactccaacatgaagaaaatgaacacgtaatccaacaatttttgcagggtattctcaaacacggttgccagaCCATAttgtcatttgggaccaaaacttaacgaaaaaaggaccagacctcaaaaaaggaccaaattttagttttattttattggtttacaaacaattcggcaagttactagagcatcgtattttttgtaaaaagcgaaaattgtaggatgtttcaggggtgtcctatatcaaattttaataaaagagagaattggctttagttcaaactgcacaaacaaaaataaagtgtacctttaggtatcacaatttcaaatttttaggataagactatgtctttcaccaatctaacgttgtgaacctagttttgcttgattgcaatgaaataaaatgtatagcgcagttaggttttagtaaggaacggttaaaaaatttgcgttgtggcaaactcaataaatcgtaaatgaaactaagcaattgtattgatgctatttttatagatgctttcattttcacttacagtttaaacttcataccagagcctagattcagtaagtgtgagttttgaacttaGGCTAAAAATGAAGcgttttaaaagtttcaactgtataataattgaacACCGATGGGaatatctaaacactaaaacaattttttttctgataagtgcgttgtttcatcaaaaattaatgacaatgtcaGTTTGTCCGAACATTCtacacttcatttttaatgcttcgcctaaattatctcccaagtgaaatgtcattgttctgctacattttattgatagagcaattttattggtaagaattccattggagtaaattgaaaattatatgcgcgtaatagatttgcggcacttttttttagcaattttgtttcagtgaaaaagaattaaaagtaccaaaaccgtgccggaaaagaaccaaaattgagaaaagggACCAATTGACCATATaggttctcaaatgcaagcttccacatcaaatatatatacatataagtacttcaacgttacgaaatacattgtcgcgttgggAGGCTAAGTATTTCTGCATAAAAGCTTtatgaccaccacaataccacagattaagtataaaattttacaaaaataataaatttcgaaaaatcacacagaataccgcagtcattgtttacgaatttagaaacaatgagaatggcaaatacgaacgggtatgaaatgtaatgtcaaaacgtatatgcacatggttgtatttatatggacgaaaatgctttaaaatcgcatgaaattgataaaataaagttcaaaaataataaatgataaacactttaatataaataaaaagattcttttaataacaacaaaaacgcctcatatattctatatatatataaattggtAAGGAATATCTCACTTataatttaagctaaataatctaaagttctcttttgaaactgagtcgagaactgtgcgtgtgaatgtgcgaatttcaccgatcagctgttagttgcgctacttggtaaaatatAATATGACTTCTACACCATGGATTTGTGACAGCTCAGACTTGTTGTTTTCTCTTGCACGTTCATTAATAGCGAAAATGGCAGataaacgaaaaaccaaaaaatcgGTAAGCGAACTTTATTACTTTTTCCATCATTATAAAAATCGTGTTGTTATGTAGAAAGAGGAAATTGCACGAGAATTCGATTTACCTGAAAGGAAATCGAAAATTGCTACTATAATGAAACAGGACGGACAGGCGTACTGTATATGTCGCACCTCTGATTGTTCACGTTTCATGATGTAAGTATCCCATTTATAGCTTGGCTAAAATGTAGTTATTTTGAATCTTTGATATGCAGCGGTTGCGATGGATGTGAAGAATGGTATCATGGTGACTGCATCAATATCACCGAAAAGGAAGCCAAGCATATTAGGCACTACTATTGTCAAAGTTGCAAAGAAGAGGATCCAAGTCTTCAAACAGTATTTCGTATTGTACCTGTTGAGAAGACTGCTGCTCCTAGTACAGCAGCTGGCAATATAAATGATGCAGTTGACAAACGTAAAAAGTCCAAAGAAGTATTAGGTGTGCGTGAAACTGGTGGAAGTAAGATTGCAGCCGTCGGTGTTGAAACTAATAGCTGTGGAACTTGTGATGGTTGCCGTACACCGAATTGTGGTATATGCGAATCATGTCGCATCCGAGGTAGTGGGTATAAGCCCCGCTGTGAGATGCGCGCATGCCTAACGTCAATAACAGCTATGCCTACAACGGAACAGCAAGTGtcacaacaacaaacgcaacaacAGACACAAAACGTAACGCCAACTAATGCCGCAACTATAGCAGCATCAGCACCCACAACTGGACGCCACAAACGTAAAGAGAAACAACCGAAAGAACGTTCACGTAAAAGAAAACGTTCACTAAGTCCTGATATATTCATCAATCCGGACTTGGAGGGCTTACGACAATGCTATGGTCCAGGCTGTAGACATAATGCGAGACCACAATCAAAATACTGTAGTGATATTTGCGGTATAAATTTGGCGACTAATCGTATCTTTCAGgtaagtaaaataaaaacaaattattgcactgcatgtatttgtatttgtttgcTTAATATACACCGGAGCATGTTCTCAGAACCATATTGGCGAAATCATACTTCGTGTCCACCGGTTTCCTGCCACTGTAGTTGATGCATATAATTTAAAACCGGAGTACAATGGCCGGAGTTAAAACTATACGCCACTTATTTTTCATTTCAGAAGAACTAAAGCTTTCCAAATTCGCGGGAATATCGcagacatattttttatttattcattttagTTAAATTGAACCAcaagaatttacttaaaaattcaCATACGACATTTGTTTTTATCGCAAGAAGTTTTTTTGCTCTAGTTGAACAGCTCGAAAATAAGGCAATAGAAGGGGTAGAGAACCTACGAGCTTAGGCCAGTATTATTTAAACTTTATGATTTTTCTTACCACTCCATCAGGTGCTGCCACAACGTGTACAAGAATGGAACCTATCCAATTGCCGTGctgaagaagaaaataaaaagcagTTAGATCAAATACGTTCCAAACAAGCTGTTGTTCGTTTTGCTTTAGCCGAATTAGACAAGCGTCATATGGAATTGGATTTGATTGTTGAGCGTGCAAAGCACAGTACCTTAGATCTAAATGCACAAGATAATAATGATATTGAGGACGAACAATCGATGTATTGTATTACATGTGGTCATGAGATACACTCACGAACGGCAATCAAACATATGGAGAAATGTTTTAATAAATATGAATCGCAAGCATCATTTGGTAGCATATTTAAGACACGCATTGAAGGCAACTCTATGTTTTGTGATTTTTATAATCCAGCTAGTAAGACATATTGTAAACGTTTGCGAGTTCTTTGTCCGGAACATTGTAAGGATCCGAAAATCAGCGATAACGATGTATGTGGCTGCCCCTTAGTGTCGAATGTTTTCAAACCAACTGGAGAATTTTGTCGTGCACGTAAAAAGAGTTGTTTCAAGCATTATGTGTGGGAGAAAATAAGACGAGCTGAAATTGATTTGGAACGTGTACGTCAATGGTTGAAAATGGATGAATTGTTAGAACAAGAACGTCATATTCGTCATTTAATGGCTTCTCGCGCTGGTGTGTTAGGCCTTATGCTACATTCCACTTACAATCATGAAGTAATGGAAGAACTTTGCAGGCAGCAATATTTTAATAATGCTGCTGCTGGTAATGGTGCGGGGACGGCCTCAACAGGCGGGGATACAATTGCACAAAGCTAATTAAGTTTGTATTTTATGCTTTTAAAAGCTGATCAAGAACAAAATagataatttaaattttgtaaaaacaaaaaaaaaaaaaaaactttaccaaGAACATAAAAATACAACTATTGTATAAGAAAAACTTACCCTAAAATTCGATATTGATTATTGTTTTATATACCTCTTAAAACTCGTTCTTCCTACAACTGTCATATAGAAGGcatacccatcatgagcctatAGTCAGTTTTTTTTCTGATAAGAGTAACTTGGCCAGTCTAAGGTTATAAGATCTGCACATGATGTTCGGCACTTTGCAGCTACGAGCTTCGTTCCACGCTTTTCTCGCTAGATATCCTTTCCCGAGGTCATTTGATGTTAACATACTTTTAAGAATATATACCTtactttaaagttgcttttaattCGATTGTACTCAGTGTTTAGAGATAGTAGAAATTCGAATGGCATTGCGAATAATAGCCTAGCTTTGCTTAATGTCCTATGCATGCACCATAAAGGTTTCAACGTGGTGAACTTTAATGCTCGTAGTTTAAATGGTGAAAAGATGGATGTAGTCAGAGCGATATTTGAACAATCTAGTGTTGATATCATTTGTGTTTCCGAGACTTGGTCTAAACCTGAAATACTTGATGACCATTTTGACATAAAGGGATACGTACTCTATAGGATGGATAGAAAGGTAAAgaaaggtggtggtgttgctatgtaTTGTAAAAAACATCTCAAGTCGAGAATCATATCAAGTATAGCTGTTGGCGTCCCTGAGAACTTGCTAGTTGAAGTGTCTAGTTCAATGTCCAAAGTCCTTTTTTCGTACGTCTATAACCCTAATAAATTGTGCAACCTGAAGGAATATTTTACAATGTTGTCCTCGGTCGCAGTTGATTACACTGATATAATTATCTGCGGAGATTTTAATGTTAATCTCTTATGTAGTGACCCGTATACCTGCCGTTTGTTAGACGATGTTTCAAGTGTTGGTCTTGAAGTGGTTAATATGTGCGTACCAACAAGGTATGGACAGAACTGCTGCCCCAGCCTTCTTGACTATTTCATTGTGTCCGATATGTCTAAGGTCTTAAAGTTTGATCAATTATCCTTTATCTCAGACCATGATCTAATTTTCTGTTATTTGATGTAGTGCTCGATAACCACAGTGCAGTAGTTAGACCATCCATTTCACCAGATTATCGACGGCTGGACGTAAATAACCTTCTTGGAGACATCTCCAACATAAATTGGTTGCTTGTTGGAGCTTGAGTTCGGTGCATGAAAAGCtgagatttttaaatgaaattattttatacctctatacaactcacgtcccatctcgggtatatgcaacagatcttcctcttgcccttggtttaatagatccgtccgtgctatgattatcaagcgcaataagctttattccctttggaagaaaaaccgaagcgacgcaaattggcgtgcatacaaacttacacgaaatgagaccacagcctatattaggaaagaaaaatgcaaatactacagtaaaatgttgaatatatcgttgcctaatcatgttttgtggcgtaatcTGAAAAAACTTCGTGTACATGTGAGTGAGAGTTCTGACTGTTCCCTTAATCCTGAAGATCTTAATGCAGCTTTTGTGAGCCAAGCTAACCCGTCTTGTCTTAATACCAGTTTCTCAACCCCTCCCTTATATGTGTTTCCTGTTTGTCAAGTATTTGAGTTTACAGCTGTTTCGGAAGTTAATGTGGCGAGATGCATAATTAAGATAAGGTCCAACGCAATCGGTCAGGACAATATaccactcaaatttgttaaaataattgcccCGTACATTCTTCCTACAATTACGCATATTATCAACCACAGTATTACTACCTCCTGCTTCCCTGATATGTGGAAAATTGCCACGGTTATACCCATTGCAAAAACTAAGTTTGCAGATTGTCCTAGTGACATTCGGCCTATCAGCATTTTGCCAGCACTCTCGAAAGTCTTtgagatattgttgtcggaacaaaTTCAAGACCATGTTTGCAAACATAGTCTGCTTTCAGCATTCCAGTCAGGCTTCCGATCAAAGCACAGTTGATCCAcggctatcataaaaattttagacgacatcaggacaccctttgacaaaaaccagttgactttattatgcctgcttgacttctcaaaagccttcgactctgtgaaccatgacatgctgtgcttaaaattaaaaaattattttggttttgatgactccgcagtgcggctcatgcgaagttatctgacgggtagatcccagcttgtcaaagtcggctctgaaacttcaggtctaagaccactattggcaggggtaccccaaggctctatcttgggtccactactttttagtatttttattaatgacatatttaatgcatgccagcatgctcatatgcatgcatatgctgatgatgtccaactatatttgtcgggaaatcatgaggggacaaacgatttatgctcaagattgaataatgacttaacatccatatttgaatgggctaggaaaaatggcttatgcatgaacagtgagatatcatacgtgttgcctatatctaaaaaacgaataagtttctcaagtattccgcccttgtgcgttgccagtaaatgtctcaaactcgtttcaaaagtgactaatcttggttttgttattaacacgacgctgtcctgtgatgatcatgtaaattcggtggttaagaaagtatactatatcttaagaaacttacgaatgtctgctatttatactccggtcaatgttagaagaaaacttgcaattcaattgattatgccgatcatttgctactctgagctagtgtacagtacactgagctcccagtctgctcataaaattgatgtagcatttaatcatgttacacgttatgtattcggcttagctagattttatcatatatccagctggagagcgcgtctactgggttgtgaaatcttcgaatatctgaaagctagaaccagcattttcctttgtcaacttatcatgtataaggagcctagttacctatatgataagctaatattccccaggtctgctcgaatcaacgacctaatagtaccaacttataactatctaacatctggacggctattctttgtcaatgccattcgcctatggaactctattccagtatccgtacgtagcagtctaaataaaagcaactttaaaaatgttctttatgctcattttagttgaaaccattatacttcttgagttttcgccatcaatatgtatgagtgtatacaatgttttgttattgaatttaattatttgtttattttagatacta is a genomic window of Eurosta solidaginis isolate ZX-2024a chromosome 4, ASM4086904v1, whole genome shotgun sequence containing:
- the LOC137249597 gene encoding CXXC-type zinc finger protein 1-like, which produces MTSTPWICDSSDLLFSLARSLIAKMADKRKTKKSKEEIAREFDLPERKSKIATIMKQDGQAYCICRTSDCSRFMIGCDGCEEWYHGDCINITEKEAKHIRHYYCQSCKEEDPSLQTVFRIVPVEKTAAPSTAAGNINDAVDKRKKSKEVLGVRETGGSKIAAVGVETNSCGTCDGCRTPNCGICESCRIRGSGYKPRCEMRACLTSITAMPTTEQQVSQQQTQQQTQNVTPTNAATIAASAPTTGRHKRKEKQPKERSRKRKRSLSPDIFINPDLEGLRQCYGPGCRHNARPQSKYCSDICGINLATNRIFQVLPQRVQEWNLSNCRAEEENKKQLDQIRSKQAVVRFALAELDKRHMELDLIVERAKHSTLDLNAQDNNDIEDEQSMYCITCGHEIHSRTAIKHMEKCFNKYESQASFGSIFKTRIEGNSMFCDFYNPASKTYCKRLRVLCPEHCKDPKISDNDVCGCPLVSNVFKPTGEFCRARKKSCFKHYVWEKIRRAEIDLERVRQWLKMDELLEQERHIRHLMASRAGVLGLMLHSTYNHEVMEELCRQQYFNNAAAGNGAGTASTGGDTIAQS